In Saccharomonospora marina XMU15, one genomic interval encodes:
- a CDS encoding TetR/AcrR family transcriptional regulator, with the protein MAQPAQRARATPRSREERSADSRALILDAAVECLVEHGYSGASTLAIQAKAGVSRGRLLHHFPSRDGLLVAAAQHLASERLTRTQERVAEALTGEPAGPRRVDRCVELLWLTFHEPHFWAAMELWTAARTNPALAAALRPAERSLRKAIHEVADRIWGPAVVTHPRYEELRELLFTSMRGAALPYAFEQRPPGSDRHVRLWKSIARTLLFGEDQARQAAQK; encoded by the coding sequence ATGGCCCAACCGGCACAACGAGCGCGAGCGACACCGCGCAGCCGCGAGGAGCGCAGCGCCGACAGCCGCGCGCTGATTCTGGACGCCGCCGTGGAGTGTCTGGTCGAGCACGGCTACTCGGGCGCCTCCACGCTGGCGATCCAGGCCAAGGCCGGCGTGTCCCGGGGACGGCTGCTGCACCACTTCCCTTCCCGCGACGGCCTGCTGGTCGCCGCCGCGCAGCACCTGGCCAGCGAGCGGTTGACCCGCACCCAGGAACGGGTCGCCGAGGCGCTGACCGGCGAGCCCGCCGGACCGCGCCGCGTCGATCGCTGCGTGGAACTGCTGTGGCTGACCTTCCACGAGCCGCATTTCTGGGCGGCGATGGAACTGTGGACGGCAGCGCGCACCAATCCCGCGCTCGCCGCCGCGCTTCGCCCTGCCGAGCGCAGCCTGCGCAAGGCGATCCACGAGGTGGCCGACCGGATCTGGGGCCCCGCCGTGGTGACGCATCCCCGCTACGAGGAGTTGCGAGAACTCCTGTTCACCAGCATGCGGGGCGCCGCGCTGCCGTACGCGTTCGAGCAGCGCCCTCCCGGTTCGGACAGGCACGTGCGGCTGTGGAAGTCGATCGCGCGCACCCTGCTCTTCGGCGAGGACCAAGCGCGGCAGGCAGCGCAGAAGTAA